One window of the Labilibaculum sp. genome contains the following:
- a CDS encoding SusD/RagB family nutrient-binding outer membrane lipoprotein: MKKIKYILIGVLLIGVGFASCSLEDNIDPKSATVVPAETLLTNAQIQFVDQYNSMSVNNNISRLLAQYWMETTYTNESRYDFQDRGIPDTFWDEFYRDCLMDLQEAKNVIDAAEFDGSLLLKANNQKAIIEILMVYTYSVLTETFGDIPYTEALMGSENTLPKYEDAATVYADLLARLDAALTTLDPNNGTFDNGDLLFDGDIESWKIFGNSLKLRMGMRMADVPSFNSKSIVEAAVVAGVYNANLEGAFFGYIGTDPYVNTIYDGFIVDGRLDYVPSNTLIDILNTLNDPRRALWFDQVGGAYVGLTYGKTAGGNYDNFSHFTPMFFEASLEVPLADYSEMEFFLAEAVERGYAVGGTAAEHYNNGITASILYYGGTAADAVAYLAQPAVAYATATGTWKQKIGTQKWLAMYNRGVEGWAEWRRLDFPIFNVPEELTYGDIPVRYPYPYNENDQNLDNYTAAATAIGGDKATTKLWFDVN; this comes from the coding sequence ATGAAAAAAATAAAATATATATTGATTGGCGTCTTATTAATTGGCGTTGGTTTTGCAAGCTGTAGTTTGGAGGATAATATTGATCCCAAGAGTGCTACAGTAGTTCCTGCAGAAACTCTTTTGACGAATGCTCAGATTCAGTTTGTTGATCAGTACAATAGTATGAGTGTAAATAATAATATATCTCGTTTGTTGGCTCAGTACTGGATGGAAACTACTTATACTAACGAGAGTCGTTATGATTTTCAGGATCGTGGTATACCTGATACTTTTTGGGACGAATTCTACCGAGATTGCTTAATGGATCTTCAAGAAGCTAAGAATGTTATTGATGCAGCTGAGTTTGACGGATCATTATTGTTAAAAGCAAATAACCAGAAGGCAATTATCGAAATTCTCATGGTTTATACTTATTCGGTATTAACTGAAACTTTTGGAGATATACCTTATACTGAGGCATTAATGGGTAGTGAGAATACTTTGCCAAAATATGAGGATGCTGCTACTGTTTATGCAGACCTTTTGGCTAGACTGGATGCTGCTTTAACTACTTTGGATCCCAATAATGGAACTTTTGACAACGGTGATTTATTATTTGATGGAGATATTGAATCCTGGAAAATATTTGGCAATTCATTAAAATTGAGAATGGGTATGAGAATGGCTGATGTACCTTCTTTCAATTCAAAGTCGATTGTTGAAGCTGCGGTTGTTGCTGGTGTTTATAATGCTAACTTGGAAGGTGCTTTCTTTGGATATATTGGTACTGATCCTTATGTTAACACTATTTATGATGGTTTTATAGTTGATGGTCGTTTAGATTACGTTCCTTCTAATACTTTGATTGATATATTGAACACATTGAATGATCCAAGAAGAGCTCTTTGGTTTGATCAAGTAGGTGGTGCTTATGTTGGATTAACTTATGGTAAAACCGCTGGTGGGAATTATGATAACTTCTCTCATTTTACTCCTATGTTTTTTGAAGCGTCTTTGGAGGTGCCTTTGGCAGATTATTCTGAGATGGAATTTTTCTTAGCTGAAGCAGTTGAAAGAGGTTATGCTGTTGGCGGTACAGCTGCAGAGCATTACAATAATGGTATTACTGCAAGTATCCTTTATTATGGAGGTACTGCTGCAGATGCAGTGGCTTATCTTGCTCAACCTGCAGTTGCTTATGCAACAGCTACTGGTACTTGGAAACAAAAAATTGGTACTCAAAAATGGTTAGCAATGTATAATAGAGGTGTAGAAGGTTGGGCTGAATGGAGAAGATTAGACTTTCCTATTTTTAATGTGCCTGAGGAGTTAACTTATGGTGATATTCCTGTACGTTACCCATACCCTTATAATGAGAATGATCAAAATTTGGATAATTATACTGCTGCTGCGACTGCTATTGGTGGTGACAAAGCGACAACCAAACTTTGGTTTGACGTTAATTAA
- a CDS encoding SusC/RagA family TonB-linked outer membrane protein → MKKMIGLFVLLIFMGMQVVNAQSKQISGTITSAEDGLGMPGVSVVLKGTTIGASTDIDGRYSLEAKSTDVLLISFVGMVTQEIKVGDRTVINVVMETESIGMDEVVVTALGVTREKKSLGYAVTEIGGNEMSEAKESNIVNSLSGKVAGVQVRQANTMGGSANVVIRGSASITGNNQALFVVDGVPVDNSNTNTVNQQAGWGGYDYGNAAADINPEDIENVSVLKGAAATALYGSRASNGVILITTKKGKQQKGIGVTVNSGVTFSTINKNTMPEYQYEYGAGYSQDWSFPNAINGHNVVNVNDDASWGPKFDPNLQVVHWDALDPLADNYGETRPWVGAKSKVYDFFETGVKNVNSIALEGGKDDFTFRLSFTNSDESGILPNSKIKKNSLTFRSKYDLSEKLTAEFSGNYVNTKGKGRYGTGYDDNNPMQNFAQWFQTNLNFDRMKANYMSADGDQRTWNASSPTNLNPIYANNPYWTRYKNYEEDERDRLYGFTTLSYKFNDMFSLSWRNTLDYYSEEQNERNAIGSNATSLYSNYRRTFKELNSDLMLTFKKQINDFSIAGLAGAGYRENTVSTIFSSTSGGLVVPGLYTVSNTTVANSPTETLRESNIKSVYANVSVGYKNMVYLEGSFRRDESSTLPKGDRAFNYPAISGNIILSELGSLKDLSFLTFSKLRANYAEVGSGTNPYRILSAYTNYANWGDNSIYSVNHQQQNPVLKEERTKSWELGWEASLFQGRLGFDVAYYKANTFDQIMPALVTPASGRQSVIVNSGEVENKGWEIQLTGTPLKTGDFSWNMNVNWSKNENTVKELYAGLTNVLITSAWDVTVNAAVGQPFGVIKGTDFVYTNGKKTVSASGYYLKTDDTDLVIGNIQPDWNAGITNTFNYKGISLRALIDIQQGGDIYSVDRKYGLATGLYKETAGLNSLGNPKRDAVADGGGILHAEAVYADGTPNTTFARADSWGGDQYYGRTPTARYIYDASYVKLREVALSYSLPKSLISKTFLSKAVISAIGRNLLILHKNTPGFDPETGQSSGNRQGVANASYPTTRSYGFNITLGF, encoded by the coding sequence ATGAAAAAAATGATTGGACTATTTGTATTGCTCATTTTTATGGGAATGCAAGTAGTAAATGCGCAAAGCAAGCAGATTTCTGGTACTATTACCAGTGCTGAAGATGGTCTGGGCATGCCCGGAGTATCTGTTGTTTTAAAAGGTACTACTATTGGTGCCAGTACTGATATTGACGGACGATATTCCCTGGAAGCTAAATCTACAGATGTATTGTTGATTAGTTTTGTTGGTATGGTTACCCAGGAAATTAAAGTTGGTGACAGAACTGTCATTAACGTTGTAATGGAAACTGAATCTATTGGTATGGATGAAGTTGTTGTTACGGCTTTAGGTGTTACCCGTGAGAAAAAGTCCCTTGGGTATGCAGTGACTGAAATTGGTGGAAACGAGATGAGTGAAGCTAAAGAATCTAATATTGTAAATTCTCTTTCTGGAAAAGTAGCTGGAGTACAAGTTAGACAAGCTAATACTATGGGAGGATCTGCTAATGTTGTAATTCGTGGATCAGCTTCGATTACTGGAAATAACCAGGCACTTTTCGTTGTAGATGGAGTTCCAGTTGATAACAGTAACACGAATACTGTAAATCAGCAAGCTGGTTGGGGTGGATATGACTACGGTAATGCTGCAGCGGATATTAACCCGGAAGACATTGAGAATGTATCTGTGTTGAAAGGTGCAGCGGCAACTGCTCTTTATGGTTCTAGAGCTTCTAACGGAGTTATCTTAATTACAACCAAAAAAGGAAAACAACAAAAAGGAATTGGAGTTACTGTAAATAGTGGTGTTACATTTAGTACTATTAACAAGAACACAATGCCGGAATATCAGTACGAATATGGTGCTGGATACAGTCAGGATTGGAGTTTTCCGAATGCTATTAATGGACACAATGTGGTTAATGTTAATGATGATGCTTCTTGGGGGCCAAAATTCGATCCTAATTTACAAGTAGTTCATTGGGATGCTTTGGATCCATTGGCAGATAACTATGGAGAAACTCGTCCTTGGGTTGGTGCAAAGTCAAAGGTTTACGATTTTTTCGAAACTGGAGTTAAAAATGTAAATAGTATTGCTTTAGAAGGTGGAAAAGATGATTTTACTTTCCGTTTAAGTTTTACTAATTCAGATGAGTCTGGTATTCTTCCTAATAGTAAAATTAAAAAGAACTCGCTTACATTCCGTTCAAAATATGATTTGTCAGAGAAATTAACGGCTGAGTTTAGTGGAAATTATGTGAATACTAAAGGGAAAGGTCGTTATGGTACAGGTTATGATGATAATAATCCTATGCAAAATTTTGCACAGTGGTTCCAGACTAACCTTAACTTTGATCGTATGAAGGCTAATTACATGTCTGCTGATGGAGATCAACGTACATGGAATGCCAGTAGTCCGACAAATTTGAATCCAATTTATGCAAACAATCCATATTGGACTCGTTATAAGAATTATGAAGAGGATGAAAGAGATCGTTTGTACGGTTTTACAACCTTGTCTTATAAGTTTAATGATATGTTCTCGCTAAGTTGGAGAAATACGTTAGATTATTATAGTGAAGAACAAAATGAAAGAAATGCAATTGGTTCTAATGCTACTTCCCTTTATTCTAATTACAGAAGAACCTTTAAAGAATTGAACTCAGACTTGATGTTGACTTTCAAGAAACAGATTAATGATTTTAGCATTGCCGGATTAGCTGGAGCTGGTTATAGAGAAAATACCGTATCTACTATTTTTTCTTCAACTTCTGGTGGATTAGTTGTTCCTGGCTTGTATACTGTTAGTAATACAACTGTTGCGAATTCTCCTACAGAGACTCTAAGAGAGAGCAATATTAAAAGTGTTTATGCTAATGTGTCTGTTGGGTATAAAAACATGGTTTATCTGGAAGGATCTTTCCGAAGAGATGAATCATCTACTTTACCAAAAGGAGATAGAGCTTTTAATTATCCTGCAATATCAGGTAATATTATTTTGTCGGAACTAGGGAGTCTTAAAGACTTGAGTTTTCTTACTTTTTCAAAGCTTAGAGCTAATTATGCTGAGGTTGGTAGTGGTACAAATCCTTATCGTATTTTATCTGCTTATACGAACTACGCAAACTGGGGAGATAACTCTATTTATTCTGTAAATCATCAACAGCAAAATCCGGTTCTTAAAGAAGAAAGAACTAAATCATGGGAACTTGGATGGGAAGCTTCTTTATTCCAAGGTCGTTTAGGTTTTGATGTTGCATACTACAAAGCAAATACTTTTGATCAGATTATGCCTGCTCTTGTAACTCCTGCTAGTGGTCGTCAAAGTGTTATTGTAAATTCAGGAGAAGTTGAAAATAAAGGATGGGAGATTCAGTTAACAGGTACCCCTCTTAAAACAGGTGATTTTTCCTGGAATATGAATGTGAATTGGTCTAAGAATGAAAATACAGTGAAGGAATTGTATGCAGGATTAACTAATGTGCTTATTACTTCAGCATGGGATGTTACCGTAAACGCTGCAGTAGGTCAGCCATTTGGTGTAATTAAAGGTACAGACTTTGTTTATACCAATGGTAAGAAAACTGTTAGTGCTAGTGGATATTACCTTAAAACAGATGATACTGATTTAGTTATTGGTAATATTCAGCCTGACTGGAATGCCGGTATAACCAACACCTTTAATTATAAAGGTATTTCTCTTCGTGCTTTGATTGACATTCAACAAGGTGGTGATATTTATTCTGTTGACCGTAAGTATGGTTTGGCTACAGGTTTGTACAAAGAAACTGCAGGTTTAAATTCATTGGGTAATCCTAAGCGTGATGCGGTTGCTGATGGTGGAGGTATTTTACATGCCGAAGCTGTATATGCAGATGGAACACCAAACACAACTTTTGCAAGAGCAGATTCTTGGGGCGGAGATCAGTATTATGGACGAACACCTACTGCTCGTTACATTTATGATGCATCATATGTTAAGTTAAGAGAGGTAGCTTTATCTTATTCTCTACCAAAATCTTTAATAAGCAAAACTTTCTTGTCTAAAGCTGTTATTTCGGCGATTGGACGTAACCTGTTAATTCTACATAAGAATACTCCTGGTTTTGACCCTGAAACTGGTCAAAGTTCTGGAAACAGACAAGGTGTTGCAAATGCATCTTACCCAACAACTAGATCTTATGGATTTAACATTACATTAGGATTCTAA
- a CDS encoding aminoacyl-histidine dipeptidase translates to MKKILAELQPTEIWNHFEDICQIPRPSKKEDQIIDFLLEFGKKHNLPTKRDEIGNVLISKPATPGKENLKTIVLQSHMDMVCEKNNETIHNFDKDPIIPWIDNGWVKAKGTTLGADDGIGMAAEMALLTSGNIEHGPIECLFTVDEETGLSGAFALESGFFDGEILLNLDSEDEGEIFIGCAGGIDTLATMEYTKEDVPNGHFSVRIDVKGLLGGHSGDEINKGRGNSNKILNRFLWQINKKYSIRIACFEGGNLRNAIPREAYAILTLPSEFKENIRVDLNIYATEMEEVWQITEPKLKISLESTDKPTFVIDQESSSNLMDAIYACPHGVFSMSSKMPGMVETSTNLASIKFLDDNKIQITTSQRSDVDSEKYNIAQMVGTCLTMANAKIVHSDGYPGWAPNPSSEILTIAVNSYKKLFGVDPVVRSIHAGLECGLFLEKYPNMDMISFGPTLKDVHSPDERINIKTVDKFWKHLLDILNNAPLK, encoded by the coding sequence ATGAAAAAAATACTCGCAGAATTACAACCCACCGAAATTTGGAACCATTTCGAAGATATTTGTCAAATTCCAAGACCTTCAAAAAAAGAAGATCAAATAATTGACTTCCTTCTTGAATTCGGAAAAAAACACAACTTACCAACAAAAAGAGACGAGATTGGGAATGTGTTAATCAGCAAACCAGCTACTCCCGGAAAAGAGAACCTAAAGACGATTGTTTTGCAATCGCATATGGATATGGTTTGTGAAAAGAATAATGAAACAATTCATAATTTTGATAAGGATCCTATAATTCCATGGATTGATAATGGATGGGTGAAAGCAAAAGGCACAACACTAGGTGCAGATGATGGTATTGGAATGGCTGCAGAAATGGCACTTCTTACCTCTGGTAATATTGAACATGGCCCTATTGAATGTCTCTTTACTGTTGATGAAGAGACAGGTTTATCAGGTGCATTTGCCTTAGAATCAGGCTTTTTTGATGGCGAAATACTATTAAATCTTGATTCGGAAGATGAAGGTGAGATATTTATTGGCTGTGCGGGAGGTATTGATACCTTAGCAACAATGGAATATACCAAGGAAGATGTTCCAAATGGACATTTTTCAGTACGAATTGATGTAAAAGGTCTTCTTGGCGGGCATTCAGGAGATGAAATTAATAAAGGTCGTGGAAATTCAAACAAAATTTTGAATCGCTTTCTTTGGCAAATAAATAAAAAATATAGTATTCGTATTGCCTGTTTTGAAGGAGGAAATTTAAGAAACGCTATTCCTCGTGAGGCCTACGCTATTCTTACCCTTCCTTCTGAATTCAAAGAAAATATCCGTGTTGATCTGAATATTTACGCAACAGAAATGGAAGAGGTTTGGCAAATTACTGAACCTAAATTAAAAATCTCTCTTGAATCTACCGACAAACCAACTTTTGTTATTGATCAAGAAAGCTCTTCAAACCTAATGGATGCTATATATGCCTGTCCTCATGGTGTATTTTCCATGAGTTCGAAAATGCCTGGCATGGTTGAAACTTCAACAAACTTAGCTTCTATAAAATTTTTAGACGATAATAAAATTCAAATTACCACATCACAAAGAAGTGATGTGGATAGTGAAAAATACAACATCGCTCAAATGGTTGGCACATGTCTGACAATGGCAAATGCAAAAATTGTACATTCCGATGGATATCCTGGATGGGCTCCAAACCCTTCATCAGAAATACTTACTATTGCGGTAAATTCCTACAAAAAGCTTTTTGGAGTTGATCCTGTTGTCCGTTCTATTCACGCAGGACTTGAATGTGGTCTTTTTCTTGAAAAATATCCGAATATGGATATGATCTCATTTGGCCCTACACTCAAGGACGTACATTCTCCTGATGAAAGGATTAATATTAAAACAGTAGATAAGTTTTGGAAACATCTTCTTGACATCCTAAATAATGCTCCTTTGAAGTAA